CCAGCTTTTCGATAAGCTCCAGCACCTTTTTAGTTTTTTCTACATCTAAGGTTACCGGAGTATCGCTAAGCATAGTAATATCGGCGCTTTCGCTTTTAATACCGGCCGCCTCTAGGGCGTTAATAACGGCTTCAAAGTTAGCGGGGTCGGTTTCAATCTCTATTAAACCACCCTCGCTAACCACATCGGCTGCGCCAGCCTCAAGGGCTACCTCGATAACTTTATCTTCATCGTTTTCATCGGCATTAACATTAACTAAGCCCACACGTTTAAATTGGTAACTTACCGCCCCAGTGGCCGCCAACTGGCCGCCGTTTTTACTTAAAATAGCTTTAACGTTAGCTCCGGTACGGTTTTTATTGTCGGTTAAAGTTTCTATAATTAAACCTACTCCGCCGCTGGCATAACCTTCGTATACCAGCTCGATATAATCGGCGGTATCGCCGCCGCCGATGCCGCGCTTAATACCTTTTTCTATGTTATCTTTAGGCATACTGGCTAAACGCGCCTTTAAAATGGCGCTGCGTAAAGCCGCATTACTATCGGGGTCGCCGCCACCATTTTTGGCCGCTACGGTAATTTCTTTAATTAATTTGGTAAATATTTTGCCGCGCTTTGCATCGGCCGCACCTTTTTTGTGTTTAATGGTGCTCCATTTATTGTGTCCGGACATCTTGGTCTCCCAGCATTTTTGAGCCAGCTTAGCATATTTAACGGCTTTTGGTCAATAAGTTAAAAAGATTTTTAAAACTATACTTGTTAATTATTAAGGGCTATGCTATATTAATAGCTATGGCAAAACGGATAAATTTAGAAAAAGTTATATTACTCGAGCTCTTAGGTAACGGCCTAGAGCTAACCCTTACCCTACAAGACGATAACGCTATAGCCATTAAAGTAGCCAGCGAAGCCGGCGGGCAGCAAGTAGGCGTAAAGCAACACGAAGACAACCCCAACACAATGGTTATTTATTTAAAAGATGACAACCCTAAAGGCCGCTTTACCGTTATTTAATGAGCACTTTGCTGACTAACCCCCATTATAACGGCTGCTTTTTTAATGGGCACGATTTTAGCTTTAGCAACTACCTTAATAAAAGCTTTACCAACTGTTGTTTTGAGTTATGCTTTTTCGATTATTCAAGCTTTAAAGAAGTTACCTTTAATGCGGTAACTATTAAAAATTGCTCATTTAGCCATAGTAAATTTAATAATATTAATTTTAATGACAGTGAGGTAATTTTTACTAACTTTAACCATAGTTTTATCAGCAACCTAAACTTTACCGGCATAAACCTAGAGTTTAGCAGCTTTTTTAAAAGTTATTTAAATAACGCTGTTTTTTTTGATTGCAACTTAGCCAATGTCAATTTTACGATGGCTTTACAGTACCAAACCAGTTTTAAGCTTTGTAATAAAGGGATTTAACTTATGCGCCGTAAAGAAGTTGATTTTTGGTTATTTATAGCTTTAATCTTAATTTACCTCGCTTTAGCCGGCAGGATTTTTATGGCTGTAATCTCTATAAACCATAATATGCATCAATTTACGCGCGGCCTGCAAGAGGGCGGTCTTTATATTGGTAACTGGCCGGGTTTTAGTCTTTATTTTTTTACCATTTTACCTATATCACTGTTAGCTATAATGTATATAAAGCAAGCTGTTTACCCTAACAAGCGATTTAAAATTATGATACTAAGCTTTAGCCTAATAACTACCACTGCTTATTTAATAATAAGCTTAGGTTTAGCTATATTTAGCATATTCCCTATAAATTTAATCAATTTTTTACTTTGTTTAATAGCGGTTGTTTTACAATTTGTAGCTTTAAAGCTATTTTATAAGCGAAAGCACCTGTCTTTTAAATTTACTTTTCTACTTGTAACCCTTTTTATAGTTATGGTTTTAGCTGTTTACGGTTTAACTATGCTACCCATTTATTTTTATTTTACAGGCCTTATCACTGCCTTTGATGACTTAATAGGCAGCGCTCATTACTTATTATCATTTAGTTATTTGGTGTCATTAATGGGGCTTTTAATGTTACTAACGGCTCTTGCCTTTTATTTACTGTTAAAAAAGAATAAAATAGGTTTATTATTGGCTTATACATCTTTTATTGCTTTTATTGCGGTAGCTAATTACCTTTGGCAAAATTTACGGCTGTTGCTTACTCACACCGTAGTGCCGCTGCTTACCTTTTTAGGCGATGTTTGGCTGCCCGCTACCTTACTGCCCTTAATATCCCGTTTAAACCGGTCTATCTTTACTTTATTTGTTATTTATGGTTTAATGCTTATTATTTTATGTGCCATCAATTTTAAAACTATTATGGCAGCGCACGCTAAAAAGAGGGATAATTTATGAAAAATATTTTATTATTAATGGGTGGTAAATCGGCCGAGTACGAAATTAGCTTACGCAGCGCCGCTACTATTTATCAAAATTTGGATAGCAGCAAATACCATGTACTGGCTGTAGCGGTAAATAAAGAAACCGGCCAATGGTACTATCATAAAGATAAAATTTTTAATGACGATTTTTCACTCATCTCACAAGGCAAGGCCGTTTATTTAGCCCTAAAAGATACAAAGGCCGGCTTATATAGCAACGAAAGCAATAAGCTAATTAGCTACATTGATTTAGCCTTTCCTATTACACATGGCCCTTATGGCGAAGATGGTAAGTTGCAGGGTTTTTTATCTATTTTAAATATCCCTTTTGTGGGGCCCGGTGTACTCAGCAGTGCCGCTTGTATGGATAAAGAAGTAACCAAAATTTTGCTTAAGGATAAATCTTTAAAGGTAGCACGCGGCAAAATTTTAATATACGGTATTCATGGAGGAATTGATTATGATTACCTTTCTCATCATTATGGAGAGACTCTCTTTGTAAAGCCAGCGAGAATGGGTAGTTCTATCGGGGTAAGTAAGGTGAAAAATCAAGCCGAACTTGATGCCGCTTTAGAGTTAGCTTTTAAGTATGATAACAAAATAATTGTAGAAGAGGCGCTAGTTGGCCGCGAAATTGAGTGCGCTATACTAGGCAGTTCTTACAGTAGTAACCCTAGTAAACAAAAAGAAGCTAGTATTATTGGTGAAATAGTCGGTAACGGTTTTTATAGTTATGATGAAAAATATGCAGACAATAGCCAAACACAATTAATTATTCCAGCCAAACTGACCGCTAAACAGCTAAAAATGGCTAGAAATTGCGCTATGGTAGCTTATTCTGCCTTAATGTGCCGCGGTATGGCACGGGTAGATATGTTTTTAGTGGGCGATAAGGTATATGTAAATGAAATTAACACACTGCCCGGCTTTACCAGTATTAGTATGTACCCTAGCTTATGGGCAGCCAGCGGCCTGCCTTTACCGAAACTTTTAGATAAATTAATTGATTTAGCCCAAGCATAATCAATTTTTATTACTCTAGTAATTATTTACGTATTATAACGGTCGATTTTAAAAATCATTACTTCTCAGCTTTCGTCTTTAATAGTAAAGGAGCACTGCATAGCAGAATTACCATGCGGTACTTTAAAACTAGCCGTAATAGTTTCATTTTCGTAATCGGCACAAAAGCAGGCTAAATATTCTTTACCATTCCAGTTAGCTACCCACATTGGTTTTTTATAAAGGCGACTAAAGCCATCTAAATCGGTTATTTTATATTCAAAAAAATCCGGTAAAGTTGCAGTTATTTTGGCTACGCCCAGCACTTCGATAGTGTCGCCAAAGTCGTCCTCTATTTCATAACCATTTTTGCTTTCATCATAATCTTTGTAGTTAAAGTAGTACTGTACGTACTCAATTCTGTCGCTTAAATCATAACCATTTTCATCCTTAACTCTTTTTTCTACATACATTGTTATTTTATTCATTACCAGTACCCCCTTAAATTGATTAAAATAAGGACGAGGCAAATAGTTACGAATAGCATATCTTTAATAATTATTTTTTTATTCATATTGACAACTCCTTTAATTTTTTGTAAATTAAAGGTAGGGGCTATAACCCCTACCAGTTTGTACTACAGCAAAGTTTCTAATATTTTAGCGACTGCTGTAAGAATTACTCCAAGTGCTGCGATTGCTTTAACTGCCAAGCTTAACCAATCGTATGCACTTATTTTTTTGGCCCTTAATTTTGACTTTTTAGTCTTAGCCATTTTACCTCCTCATGGATCTTCATATCCAACCGTGAATATAGTATATCTCTATTTTATGCCAAGCACTTGTTGGCTAAATCGTTATTTATCAAAAGTTACGTCGCTATCCAAAGCCGTACGTACAGGTAATAGCCATGCACGGCGGGCAGTAGGGAATTTGACACAAAAAGCAGGAGTATCTAAGCCGGCAGCCATATCTACTTTAAGCTGCATAGCTTTACGGTTGCCAATAAGGTTGCTTAAAGCTTCTTGCCTTCTTTTTGTCCTTATAGTCCTGCCATCTTCACCTACTACTCTATTTATAAAATTCATTTAATTATGAATCCACTCCCCGCCAACAAATAGTTTCAATTCACACGCTCCATGCGGAGCGCGACAATGCTAATGCAAAATTTATCTAGTTACTACGATAGTTTCAATTCACACGCTCCATGCGGAGCGCGACTACATCCGGAAAGTATGTACTCGCAAGGCGTGAATGTTTCAATTCACACGCTCCATGCGGAGCGCGACAAACTTCAGTAGCAAACAGAGTCCCATTAGGCGAAGTTTCAATTCACACGCTCCATGCGGAGCGCGACAAACTTCAGTAGCAAACAGAGTCCCATTAGGCGAAGTTTCAATTCACACGCTCCATGCGGAGCGCGACAACATA
This genomic stretch from Spirochaetaceae bacterium harbors:
- a CDS encoding D-alanine--D-alanine ligase, which produces MKNILLLMGGKSAEYEISLRSAATIYQNLDSSKYHVLAVAVNKETGQWYYHKDKIFNDDFSLISQGKAVYLALKDTKAGLYSNESNKLISYIDLAFPITHGPYGEDGKLQGFLSILNIPFVGPGVLSSAACMDKEVTKILLKDKSLKVARGKILIYGIHGGIDYDYLSHHYGETLFVKPARMGSSIGVSKVKNQAELDAALELAFKYDNKIIVEEALVGREIECAILGSSYSSNPSKQKEASIIGEIVGNGFYSYDEKYADNSQTQLIIPAKLTAKQLKMARNCAMVAYSALMCRGMARVDMFLVGDKVYVNEINTLPGFTSISMYPSLWAASGLPLPKLLDKLIDLAQA
- a CDS encoding pentapeptide repeat-containing protein, with translation MSTLLTNPHYNGCFFNGHDFSFSNYLNKSFTNCCFELCFFDYSSFKEVTFNAVTIKNCSFSHSKFNNINFNDSEVIFTNFNHSFISNLNFTGINLEFSSFFKSYLNNAVFFDCNLANVNFTMALQYQTSFKLCNKGI
- a CDS encoding YebC/PmpR family DNA-binding transcriptional regulator; protein product: MSGHNKWSTIKHKKGAADAKRGKIFTKLIKEITVAAKNGGGDPDSNAALRSAILKARLASMPKDNIEKGIKRGIGGGDTADYIELVYEGYASGGVGLIIETLTDNKNRTGANVKAILSKNGGQLAATGAVSYQFKRVGLVNVNADENDEDKVIEVALEAGAADVVSEGGLIEIETDPANFEAVINALEAAGIKSESADITMLSDTPVTLDVEKTKKVLELIEKLEDDDDVQRVSSNLNIPADMNLD